A part of Phoenix dactylifera cultivar Barhee BC4 unplaced genomic scaffold, palm_55x_up_171113_PBpolish2nd_filt_p 000113F, whole genome shotgun sequence genomic DNA contains:
- the LOC120104807 gene encoding PRA1 family protein F3-like, which yields MKTTSPSGYGTIHTAAASSPPSAAAPKASAFSRATEMISRFREQGQSLIAARRPWWELLDPAAVHRPLAAGDAASRLRRNIAYFRANYTIVILLAVFLSLIWHPPSLIAFVALSVAWFFLYSSHDRPLVLFGRAIDEGTVLTALSVITVVALVVTDVAWNLLASIMVGLAIVGIHAVFRTTDDLFLDEQEAARCGLLSVAGSRRVVRQADIRVV from the coding sequence ATGAAGACCACCTCGCCTTCCGGCTACGGCACCATCCACACCGCCGCGGCCTCTTCGCCGCCGTCGGCGGCGGCGCCGAAGGCCTCGGCCTTCTCCCGCGCCACCGAGATGATATCCCGCTTTAGGGAGCAGGGCCAGTCCCTGATCGCCGCCCGGCGACCGTGGTGGGAGCTCCTCGACCCTGCGGCCGTCCACCGCCCCCTCGCCGCCGGCGATGCCGCCTCCCGTCTCCGCCGCAACATCGCCTACTTCCGCGCCAACTACACCATCGTCATCCTCCTTGCCGTCTTCCTCAGCCTCATCTGGCACCCGCCCTCCCTGATCGCCTTCGTCGCCCTCTCCGTCGCCTGGTTCTTCCTCTACTCCTCCCACGACAGGCCGCTTGTCCTCTTCGGCCGCGCCATCGACGAAGGCACCGTCCTGACCGCCCTCTCCGTCATCACCGTCGTCGCCCTCGTCGTAACCGACGTCGCGTGGAACCTCCTCGCGTCCATCATGGTCGGACTTGCGATCGTCGGGATCCATGCGGTCTTTAGGACCACCGACGATCTGTTTCTTGACGAGCAGGAAGCCGCCAGATGTGGCTTGCTGTCGGTGGCCGGAAGCCGGCGGGTGGTGCGGCAGGCCGACATTCGCGTGGTCTAA